From one Panulirus ornatus isolate Po-2019 chromosome 11, ASM3632096v1, whole genome shotgun sequence genomic stretch:
- the LOC139751550 gene encoding uncharacterized protein isoform X1, whose amino-acid sequence MPEVSAGYVERVQVVFGVSLPVLLLLLTGSVMVVALLLWCLWKVFRRLLRARPTRADVMVDLQCDTTEPEDEVVVDLQSDTSESKGEVVDYEGDSTESEGEEVDYEGDFTESEGEEVDYEGDSTEPEGEEADYEGDFTESEGEVVDHQGDTSEPEEEVVDHQVDTTEPEEEVVDQGDTTEPEEEVVDQGDTTEPEDLIVNHQGETIEPEEEVVDHQVDTTEPEDLIVNHQGETIEPEEEVVDHQGDTSEPEEEVVDQGDTTEPEEEVVDQGDTTEPEDLIVNHQGETIEPEEKVVDHQVDTTEPEEEVVDQGDTTEPEDLIVNHQGETIEPEEEVVDHQVDTTEPEEEVVDHQVDTTEPEEEVVDHQGDTTEPEDLIVNHQGETTEPEDLLVNHQGETTEPEEEVVDHRVDTTEPEDLVVNHQGETTEPKGVVVNHQGDTTEPESKTTPPSTTTVQATRRPDNVKKRSGKGKRKPVLPEISFTIPECMKVPEGEVADHQGDTTVPKSNKTGRQRKKGKGQRKGTTTTTGPSTTTGPSTTTGPSKATGPSKTTGPSKTTGPSKTTGPSKATGPSTTTGPSTTTGPSKATGPSKATGPSKTTGPSKTTGPSKATGPSTTTGPSTTTGPSKATGPSKTTVVEASTTGSQSKSARRRVKTTPSDRQTPLSKNIADVMKYTTTVSDRKDTIRHVRRANCKQSSNSQKQIKQNRSKTPRQRKVTRKLGKQSRSRKPRG is encoded by the exons ATGCCAGAGGTGTCCGCAGGGTACGTGGAGCGGGTCCAGGTAGTCTTTGGTGTGAGCCttcctgtcctcctcctgctcctcactgGGTCGGTGATGGTGGTCGCGCTGTTGCTCTGGTGCCTCTGGAAAGTCTTCAGGAGGCTGCTGAGGGCCAGGCCCACCCGTGCTGATGTGATGGTGGACCTTCAGTGTGACACTACTGAACCAGAGGACGAGGTGGTAGTCGACCTTCAGAGTGACACTTCTGAATCCAAGGGCGAAGTAGTTGACTACGAGGGTGACTCTACCGAATCCGAGGGCGAGGAAGTTGACTATGAGGGTGACTTTACCGAATCCGAGGGCGAGGAAGTTGACTACGAGGGTGACtctaccgaacccgagggcgagGAGGCTGACTATGAGGGTGACTTTACCGAATCCGAGGGCGAGGTAGTTGACCATCAAGGTGACACTAGCGAACCCGAGGAAGAGGTAGTTGACCATCAGGtcgacactaccgaacccgaggaagaggtagttgatcagggtgacactaccgaacccgaggaagag GTAGTTgaccagggtgacactaccgaacccgaggactTGATAGTGAACCATCAGGGTGAAACTATCGAACCCGAGGAAGAGGTAGTTGACCATCAGGtcgacactaccgaacccgaggactTGATAGTGAACCATCAGGGTGAAACTATCGAACCCGAGGAAGAGGTAGTTGACCATCAAGGTGACACTAGCGAACCCGAGGAAGAGGTAGTTgaccagggtgacactaccgaacccgaggaagaggtagttgaccagggtgacactaccgaacccgaggactTGATAGTGAACCATCAGGGTGAAACTATCGAACCCGAGGAAAAGGTAGTTGACCATCAGGtcgacactaccgaacccgaggaagaggtagttgaccagggtgacactaccgaacccgaggactTGATAGTGAACCATCAGGGTGAAACTATCGAACCCGAGGAAGAGGTAGTTGACCATCAGGtcgacactaccgaacccgaggaagaggtagttgaccatcaggtcgacactaccgaacccgaggaagaggtagttgaccatcagggtgacactaccgaacccgaggactTGATAGTGAACCATCAGGGTGaaactaccgaacccgaggactTGTTAGTGAACCATCAGGGTGaaactaccgaacccgaggaagaggtagttgaccatcgggtcgacactaccgaacccgaggactTGGTAGTGAACCATCAGGGTGAAACTACCGAACCCAAGGGCGTAGTGGTTaaccatcagggtgacactaccgaacccgagtcCAAAACTACCCCACCTAGCACGACTACCGTACAGGCTACCAGACGTCCGGATAATGTAAAGAAACGCAGCGGCAAGGGGAAGCGCAAACCAGTTTTACCCGAAATCAGTTTTACCATACCCGAATGTATGAAGGTACCCGAGGGCGAGGTAGCTGACCATCAGGGCGACACTACCGTACCCAAGTCGAACAAAACCGGACGTCAGCGTAAGAAAGGCAAAGGGCAGCGTAAGGGCACGACTACGACTACCGGACCTAGCACGACTACCGGACCTAGCACGACTACCGGACCTAGCAAGGCTACCGGACCTAGCAAGACTACCGGACCTAGCAAGACTACCGGACCTAGCAAGACTACCGGACCTAGCAAGGCTACCGGACCTAGCACGACTACCGGACCTAGCACGACTACCGGACCTAGCAAGGCTACCGGACCTAGCAAGGCTACCGGACCTAGCAAGACTACCGGACCTAGCAAGACTACCGGACCTAGCAAGGCTACCGGACCTAGCACGACTACCGGACCTAGCACGACTACCGGACCTAGCAAGGCTACCGGACCTAGCAAGACTACCGTAGTCGAGGCCAGTACTACCGGAAGTCAGAGTAAGAGCGCAAGACGCAGGGTCAAGACTACCCCATCAGATAGACAAACTCCATTATCCAAAAACATTGCTGACGTAATGAAATACACGACCACCGTATCCGACAGAAAGGACACCATTCGTCACGTAAGACGTGCCAATTGCAAACAGAGTTCCAACTctcaaaaacaaatcaaacagaacCGAAGTAAAACGCCTCGTCAGAGGAAGGTAACTCGTAAGCTCGGAAAACAATCGAGGAGCAGAAAACCCAGAGGTTGA
- the LOC139751550 gene encoding uncharacterized protein isoform X3: MPEVSAGYVERVQVVFGVSLPVLLLLLTGSVMVVALLLWCLWKVFRRLLRARPTRADVMVDLQCDTTEPEDEVVVDLQSDTSESKGEVVDYEGDSTESEGEEVDYEGDFTESEGEEVDYEGDSTEPEGEEADYEGDFTESEGEVVDHQGDTSEPEEEVVDHQVDTTEPEEEVVDQGDTTEPEEEVVDHQGDTTEPEEEVVDQGDTTEPEDLIVNHQGETIEPEEEVVDHQVDTTEPEDLIVNHQGETIEPEEEVVDHQGDTSEPEEEVVDQGDTTEPEEEVVDHQVDTTEPEEEVVDQGDTTEPEDLIVNHQGETIEPEEEVVDHQVDTTEPEEEVVDHQVDTTEPEEEVVDHQGDTTEPEDLIVNHQGETTEPEDLLVNHQGETTEPEEEVVDHRVDTTEPEDLVVNHQGETTEPKGVVVNHQGDTTEPESKTTPPSTTTVQATRRPDNVKKRSGKGKRKPVLPEISFTIPECMKVPEGEVADHQGDTTVPKSNKTGRQRKKGKGQRKGTTTTTGPSTTTGPSTTTGPSKATGPSKTTGPSKTTGPSKTTGPSKATGPSTTTGPSTTTGPSKATGPSKATGPSKTTGPSKTTGPSKATGPSTTTGPSTTTGPSKATGPSKTTVVEASTTGSQSKSARRRVKTTPSDRQTPLSKNIADVMKYTTTVSDRKDTIRHVRRANCKQSSNSQKQIKQNRSKTPRQRKVTRKLGKQSRSRKPRG; this comes from the exons ATGCCAGAGGTGTCCGCAGGGTACGTGGAGCGGGTCCAGGTAGTCTTTGGTGTGAGCCttcctgtcctcctcctgctcctcactgGGTCGGTGATGGTGGTCGCGCTGTTGCTCTGGTGCCTCTGGAAAGTCTTCAGGAGGCTGCTGAGGGCCAGGCCCACCCGTGCTGATGTGATGGTGGACCTTCAGTGTGACACTACTGAACCAGAGGACGAGGTGGTAGTCGACCTTCAGAGTGACACTTCTGAATCCAAGGGCGAAGTAGTTGACTACGAGGGTGACTCTACCGAATCCGAGGGCGAGGAAGTTGACTATGAGGGTGACTTTACCGAATCCGAGGGCGAGGAAGTTGACTACGAGGGTGACtctaccgaacccgagggcgagGAGGCTGACTATGAGGGTGACTTTACCGAATCCGAGGGCGAGGTAGTTGACCATCAAGGTGACACTAGCGAACCCGAGGAAGAGGTAGTTGACCATCAGGtcgacactaccgaacccgaggaagaggtagttgatcagggtgacactaccgaacccgaggaagaggtagttgaccatcagggtgacactaccgaacccgaggaagaAGTAGTTgaccagggtgacactaccgaacccgaggactTGATAGTGAACCATCAGGGTGAAACTATCGAACCCGAGGAAGAGGTAGTTGACCATCAGGtcgacactaccgaacccgaggactTGATAGTGAACCATCAGGGTGAAACTATCGAACCCGAGGAAGAGGTAGTTGACCATCAAGGTGACACTAGCGAACCCGAGGAAGAGGTAGTTgaccagggtgacactaccgaacccgaggaagag GTAGTTGACCATCAGGtcgacactaccgaacccgaggaagaggtagttgaccagggtgacactaccgaacccgaggactTGATAGTGAACCATCAGGGTGAAACTATCGAACCCGAGGAAGAGGTAGTTGACCATCAGGtcgacactaccgaacccgaggaagaggtagttgaccatcaggtcgacactaccgaacccgaggaagaggtagttgaccatcagggtgacactaccgaacccgaggactTGATAGTGAACCATCAGGGTGaaactaccgaacccgaggactTGTTAGTGAACCATCAGGGTGaaactaccgaacccgaggaagaggtagttgaccatcgggtcgacactaccgaacccgaggactTGGTAGTGAACCATCAGGGTGAAACTACCGAACCCAAGGGCGTAGTGGTTaaccatcagggtgacactaccgaacccgagtcCAAAACTACCCCACCTAGCACGACTACCGTACAGGCTACCAGACGTCCGGATAATGTAAAGAAACGCAGCGGCAAGGGGAAGCGCAAACCAGTTTTACCCGAAATCAGTTTTACCATACCCGAATGTATGAAGGTACCCGAGGGCGAGGTAGCTGACCATCAGGGCGACACTACCGTACCCAAGTCGAACAAAACCGGACGTCAGCGTAAGAAAGGCAAAGGGCAGCGTAAGGGCACGACTACGACTACCGGACCTAGCACGACTACCGGACCTAGCACGACTACCGGACCTAGCAAGGCTACCGGACCTAGCAAGACTACCGGACCTAGCAAGACTACCGGACCTAGCAAGACTACCGGACCTAGCAAGGCTACCGGACCTAGCACGACTACCGGACCTAGCACGACTACCGGACCTAGCAAGGCTACCGGACCTAGCAAGGCTACCGGACCTAGCAAGACTACCGGACCTAGCAAGACTACCGGACCTAGCAAGGCTACCGGACCTAGCACGACTACCGGACCTAGCACGACTACCGGACCTAGCAAGGCTACCGGACCTAGCAAGACTACCGTAGTCGAGGCCAGTACTACCGGAAGTCAGAGTAAGAGCGCAAGACGCAGGGTCAAGACTACCCCATCAGATAGACAAACTCCATTATCCAAAAACATTGCTGACGTAATGAAATACACGACCACCGTATCCGACAGAAAGGACACCATTCGTCACGTAAGACGTGCCAATTGCAAACAGAGTTCCAACTctcaaaaacaaatcaaacagaacCGAAGTAAAACGCCTCGTCAGAGGAAGGTAACTCGTAAGCTCGGAAAACAATCGAGGAGCAGAAAACCCAGAGGTTGA
- the LOC139751550 gene encoding uncharacterized protein isoform X6, with amino-acid sequence MPEVSAGYVERVQVVFGVSLPVLLLLLTGSVMVVALLLWCLWKVFRRLLRARPTRADVMVDLQCDTTEPEDEVVVDLQSDTSESKGEVVDYEGDSTESEGEEVDYEGDFTESEGEEVDYEGDSTEPEGEEADYEGDFTESEGEVVDHQGDTSEPEEEVVDHQVDTTEPEEEVVDQGDTTEPEEEVVDHQGDTTEPEEEVVDHQGDTSEPEEEVVDQGDTTEPEEEVVDQGDTTEPEDLIVNHQGETIEPEEKVVDHQVDTTEPEEEVVDQGDTTEPEDLIVNHQGETIEPEEEVVDHQVDTTEPEEEVVDHQVDTTEPEEEVVDHQGDTTEPEDLIVNHQGETTEPEDLLVNHQGETTEPEEEVVDHRVDTTEPEDLVVNHQGETTEPKGVVVNHQGDTTEPESKTTPPSTTTVQATRRPDNVKKRSGKGKRKPVLPEISFTIPECMKVPEGEVADHQGDTTVPKSNKTGRQRKKGKGQRKGTTTTTGPSTTTGPSTTTGPSKATGPSKTTGPSKTTGPSKTTGPSKATGPSTTTGPSTTTGPSKATGPSKATGPSKTTGPSKTTGPSKATGPSTTTGPSTTTGPSKATGPSKTTVVEASTTGSQSKSARRRVKTTPSDRQTPLSKNIADVMKYTTTVSDRKDTIRHVRRANCKQSSNSQKQIKQNRSKTPRQRKVTRKLGKQSRSRKPRG; translated from the exons ATGCCAGAGGTGTCCGCAGGGTACGTGGAGCGGGTCCAGGTAGTCTTTGGTGTGAGCCttcctgtcctcctcctgctcctcactgGGTCGGTGATGGTGGTCGCGCTGTTGCTCTGGTGCCTCTGGAAAGTCTTCAGGAGGCTGCTGAGGGCCAGGCCCACCCGTGCTGATGTGATGGTGGACCTTCAGTGTGACACTACTGAACCAGAGGACGAGGTGGTAGTCGACCTTCAGAGTGACACTTCTGAATCCAAGGGCGAAGTAGTTGACTACGAGGGTGACTCTACCGAATCCGAGGGCGAGGAAGTTGACTATGAGGGTGACTTTACCGAATCCGAGGGCGAGGAAGTTGACTACGAGGGTGACtctaccgaacccgagggcgagGAGGCTGACTATGAGGGTGACTTTACCGAATCCGAGGGCGAGGTAGTTGACCATCAAGGTGACACTAGCGAACCCGAGGAAGAGGTAGTTGACCATCAGGtcgacactaccgaacccgaggaagaggtagttgatcagggtgacactaccgaacccgaggaagaggtagttgaccatcagggtgacactaccgaacccgaggaagaA GTAGTTGACCATCAAGGTGACACTAGCGAACCCGAGGAAGAGGTAGTTgaccagggtgacactaccgaacccgaggaagaggtagttgaccagggtgacactaccgaacccgaggactTGATAGTGAACCATCAGGGTGAAACTATCGAACCCGAGGAAAAGGTAGTTGACCATCAGGtcgacactaccgaacccgaggaagaggtagttgaccagggtgacactaccgaacccgaggactTGATAGTGAACCATCAGGGTGAAACTATCGAACCCGAGGAAGAGGTAGTTGACCATCAGGtcgacactaccgaacccgaggaagaggtagttgaccatcaggtcgacactaccgaacccgaggaagaggtagttgaccatcagggtgacactaccgaacccgaggactTGATAGTGAACCATCAGGGTGaaactaccgaacccgaggactTGTTAGTGAACCATCAGGGTGaaactaccgaacccgaggaagaggtagttgaccatcgggtcgacactaccgaacccgaggactTGGTAGTGAACCATCAGGGTGAAACTACCGAACCCAAGGGCGTAGTGGTTaaccatcagggtgacactaccgaacccgagtcCAAAACTACCCCACCTAGCACGACTACCGTACAGGCTACCAGACGTCCGGATAATGTAAAGAAACGCAGCGGCAAGGGGAAGCGCAAACCAGTTTTACCCGAAATCAGTTTTACCATACCCGAATGTATGAAGGTACCCGAGGGCGAGGTAGCTGACCATCAGGGCGACACTACCGTACCCAAGTCGAACAAAACCGGACGTCAGCGTAAGAAAGGCAAAGGGCAGCGTAAGGGCACGACTACGACTACCGGACCTAGCACGACTACCGGACCTAGCACGACTACCGGACCTAGCAAGGCTACCGGACCTAGCAAGACTACCGGACCTAGCAAGACTACCGGACCTAGCAAGACTACCGGACCTAGCAAGGCTACCGGACCTAGCACGACTACCGGACCTAGCACGACTACCGGACCTAGCAAGGCTACCGGACCTAGCAAGGCTACCGGACCTAGCAAGACTACCGGACCTAGCAAGACTACCGGACCTAGCAAGGCTACCGGACCTAGCACGACTACCGGACCTAGCACGACTACCGGACCTAGCAAGGCTACCGGACCTAGCAAGACTACCGTAGTCGAGGCCAGTACTACCGGAAGTCAGAGTAAGAGCGCAAGACGCAGGGTCAAGACTACCCCATCAGATAGACAAACTCCATTATCCAAAAACATTGCTGACGTAATGAAATACACGACCACCGTATCCGACAGAAAGGACACCATTCGTCACGTAAGACGTGCCAATTGCAAACAGAGTTCCAACTctcaaaaacaaatcaaacagaacCGAAGTAAAACGCCTCGTCAGAGGAAGGTAACTCGTAAGCTCGGAAAACAATCGAGGAGCAGAAAACCCAGAGGTTGA
- the LOC139751550 gene encoding uncharacterized protein isoform X5, whose amino-acid sequence MPEVSAGYVERVQVVFGVSLPVLLLLLTGSVMVVALLLWCLWKVFRRLLRARPTRADVMVDLQCDTTEPEDEVVVDLQSDTSESKGEVVDYEGDSTESEGEEVDYEGDFTESEGEEVDYEGDSTEPEGEEADYEGDFTESEGEVVDHQGDTSEPEEEVVDHQVDTTEPEEEVVDHQVDTTEPEDLIVNHQGETIEPEEEVVDHQGDTSEPEEEVVDQGDTTEPEEEVVDQGDTTEPEDLIVNHQGETIEPEEKVVDHQVDTTEPEEEVVDQGDTTEPEDLIVNHQGETIEPEEEVVDHQVDTTEPEEEVVDHQVDTTEPEEEVVDHQGDTTEPEDLIVNHQGETTEPEDLLVNHQGETTEPEEEVVDHRVDTTEPEDLVVNHQGETTEPKGVVVNHQGDTTEPESKTTPPSTTTVQATRRPDNVKKRSGKGKRKPVLPEISFTIPECMKVPEGEVADHQGDTTVPKSNKTGRQRKKGKGQRKGTTTTTGPSTTTGPSTTTGPSKATGPSKTTGPSKTTGPSKTTGPSKATGPSTTTGPSTTTGPSKATGPSKATGPSKTTGPSKTTGPSKATGPSTTTGPSTTTGPSKATGPSKTTVVEASTTGSQSKSARRRVKTTPSDRQTPLSKNIADVMKYTTTVSDRKDTIRHVRRANCKQSSNSQKQIKQNRSKTPRQRKVTRKLGKQSRSRKPRG is encoded by the exons ATGCCAGAGGTGTCCGCAGGGTACGTGGAGCGGGTCCAGGTAGTCTTTGGTGTGAGCCttcctgtcctcctcctgctcctcactgGGTCGGTGATGGTGGTCGCGCTGTTGCTCTGGTGCCTCTGGAAAGTCTTCAGGAGGCTGCTGAGGGCCAGGCCCACCCGTGCTGATGTGATGGTGGACCTTCAGTGTGACACTACTGAACCAGAGGACGAGGTGGTAGTCGACCTTCAGAGTGACACTTCTGAATCCAAGGGCGAAGTAGTTGACTACGAGGGTGACTCTACCGAATCCGAGGGCGAGGAAGTTGACTATGAGGGTGACTTTACCGAATCCGAGGGCGAGGAAGTTGACTACGAGGGTGACtctaccgaacccgagggcgagGAGGCTGACTATGAGGGTGACTTTACCGAATCCGAGGGCGAGGTAGTTGACCATCAAGGTGACACTAGCGAACCCGAGGAAGAGGTAGTTGACCATCAGGtcgacactaccgaacccgaggaagag GTAGTTGACCATCAGGtcgacactaccgaacccgaggactTGATAGTGAACCATCAGGGTGAAACTATCGAACCCGAGGAAGAGGTAGTTGACCATCAAGGTGACACTAGCGAACCCGAGGAAGAGGTAGTTgaccagggtgacactaccgaacccgaggaagaggtagttgaccagggtgacactaccgaacccgaggactTGATAGTGAACCATCAGGGTGAAACTATCGAACCCGAGGAAAAGGTAGTTGACCATCAGGtcgacactaccgaacccgaggaagaggtagttgaccagggtgacactaccgaacccgaggactTGATAGTGAACCATCAGGGTGAAACTATCGAACCCGAGGAAGAGGTAGTTGACCATCAGGtcgacactaccgaacccgaggaagaggtagttgaccatcaggtcgacactaccgaacccgaggaagaggtagttgaccatcagggtgacactaccgaacccgaggactTGATAGTGAACCATCAGGGTGaaactaccgaacccgaggactTGTTAGTGAACCATCAGGGTGaaactaccgaacccgaggaagaggtagttgaccatcgggtcgacactaccgaacccgaggactTGGTAGTGAACCATCAGGGTGAAACTACCGAACCCAAGGGCGTAGTGGTTaaccatcagggtgacactaccgaacccgagtcCAAAACTACCCCACCTAGCACGACTACCGTACAGGCTACCAGACGTCCGGATAATGTAAAGAAACGCAGCGGCAAGGGGAAGCGCAAACCAGTTTTACCCGAAATCAGTTTTACCATACCCGAATGTATGAAGGTACCCGAGGGCGAGGTAGCTGACCATCAGGGCGACACTACCGTACCCAAGTCGAACAAAACCGGACGTCAGCGTAAGAAAGGCAAAGGGCAGCGTAAGGGCACGACTACGACTACCGGACCTAGCACGACTACCGGACCTAGCACGACTACCGGACCTAGCAAGGCTACCGGACCTAGCAAGACTACCGGACCTAGCAAGACTACCGGACCTAGCAAGACTACCGGACCTAGCAAGGCTACCGGACCTAGCACGACTACCGGACCTAGCACGACTACCGGACCTAGCAAGGCTACCGGACCTAGCAAGGCTACCGGACCTAGCAAGACTACCGGACCTAGCAAGACTACCGGACCTAGCAAGGCTACCGGACCTAGCACGACTACCGGACCTAGCACGACTACCGGACCTAGCAAGGCTACCGGACCTAGCAAGACTACCGTAGTCGAGGCCAGTACTACCGGAAGTCAGAGTAAGAGCGCAAGACGCAGGGTCAAGACTACCCCATCAGATAGACAAACTCCATTATCCAAAAACATTGCTGACGTAATGAAATACACGACCACCGTATCCGACAGAAAGGACACCATTCGTCACGTAAGACGTGCCAATTGCAAACAGAGTTCCAACTctcaaaaacaaatcaaacagaacCGAAGTAAAACGCCTCGTCAGAGGAAGGTAACTCGTAAGCTCGGAAAACAATCGAGGAGCAGAAAACCCAGAGGTTGA
- the LOC139751550 gene encoding uncharacterized protein isoform X4, with protein sequence MPEVSAGYVERVQVVFGVSLPVLLLLLTGSVMVVALLLWCLWKVFRRLLRARPTRADVMVDLQCDTTEPEDEVVVDLQSDTSESKGEVVDYEGDSTESEGEEVDYEGDFTESEGEEVDYEGDSTEPEGEEADYEGDFTESEGEVVDHQGDTSEPEEEVVDHQVDTTEPEEEVVDQGDTTEPEEEVVDHQVDTTEPEDLIVNHQGETIEPEEEVVDHQGDTSEPEEEVVDQGDTTEPEEEVVDQGDTTEPEDLIVNHQGETIEPEEKVVDHQVDTTEPEEEVVDQGDTTEPEDLIVNHQGETIEPEEEVVDHQVDTTEPEEEVVDHQVDTTEPEEEVVDHQGDTTEPEDLIVNHQGETTEPEDLLVNHQGETTEPEEEVVDHRVDTTEPEDLVVNHQGETTEPKGVVVNHQGDTTEPESKTTPPSTTTVQATRRPDNVKKRSGKGKRKPVLPEISFTIPECMKVPEGEVADHQGDTTVPKSNKTGRQRKKGKGQRKGTTTTTGPSTTTGPSTTTGPSKATGPSKTTGPSKTTGPSKTTGPSKATGPSTTTGPSTTTGPSKATGPSKATGPSKTTGPSKTTGPSKATGPSTTTGPSTTTGPSKATGPSKTTVVEASTTGSQSKSARRRVKTTPSDRQTPLSKNIADVMKYTTTVSDRKDTIRHVRRANCKQSSNSQKQIKQNRSKTPRQRKVTRKLGKQSRSRKPRG encoded by the exons ATGCCAGAGGTGTCCGCAGGGTACGTGGAGCGGGTCCAGGTAGTCTTTGGTGTGAGCCttcctgtcctcctcctgctcctcactgGGTCGGTGATGGTGGTCGCGCTGTTGCTCTGGTGCCTCTGGAAAGTCTTCAGGAGGCTGCTGAGGGCCAGGCCCACCCGTGCTGATGTGATGGTGGACCTTCAGTGTGACACTACTGAACCAGAGGACGAGGTGGTAGTCGACCTTCAGAGTGACACTTCTGAATCCAAGGGCGAAGTAGTTGACTACGAGGGTGACTCTACCGAATCCGAGGGCGAGGAAGTTGACTATGAGGGTGACTTTACCGAATCCGAGGGCGAGGAAGTTGACTACGAGGGTGACtctaccgaacccgagggcgagGAGGCTGACTATGAGGGTGACTTTACCGAATCCGAGGGCGAGGTAGTTGACCATCAAGGTGACACTAGCGAACCCGAGGAAGAGGTAGTTGACCATCAGGtcgacactaccgaacccgaggaagaggtagttgatcagggtgacactaccgaacccgaggaagag GTAGTTGACCATCAGGtcgacactaccgaacccgaggactTGATAGTGAACCATCAGGGTGAAACTATCGAACCCGAGGAAGAGGTAGTTGACCATCAAGGTGACACTAGCGAACCCGAGGAAGAGGTAGTTgaccagggtgacactaccgaacccgaggaagaggtagttgaccagggtgacactaccgaacccgaggactTGATAGTGAACCATCAGGGTGAAACTATCGAACCCGAGGAAAAGGTAGTTGACCATCAGGtcgacactaccgaacccgaggaagaggtagttgaccagggtgacactaccgaacccgaggactTGATAGTGAACCATCAGGGTGAAACTATCGAACCCGAGGAAGAGGTAGTTGACCATCAGGtcgacactaccgaacccgaggaagaggtagttgaccatcaggtcgacactaccgaacccgaggaagaggtagttgaccatcagggtgacactaccgaacccgaggactTGATAGTGAACCATCAGGGTGaaactaccgaacccgaggactTGTTAGTGAACCATCAGGGTGaaactaccgaacccgaggaagaggtagttgaccatcgggtcgacactaccgaacccgaggactTGGTAGTGAACCATCAGGGTGAAACTACCGAACCCAAGGGCGTAGTGGTTaaccatcagggtgacactaccgaacccgagtcCAAAACTACCCCACCTAGCACGACTACCGTACAGGCTACCAGACGTCCGGATAATGTAAAGAAACGCAGCGGCAAGGGGAAGCGCAAACCAGTTTTACCCGAAATCAGTTTTACCATACCCGAATGTATGAAGGTACCCGAGGGCGAGGTAGCTGACCATCAGGGCGACACTACCGTACCCAAGTCGAACAAAACCGGACGTCAGCGTAAGAAAGGCAAAGGGCAGCGTAAGGGCACGACTACGACTACCGGACCTAGCACGACTACCGGACCTAGCACGACTACCGGACCTAGCAAGGCTACCGGACCTAGCAAGACTACCGGACCTAGCAAGACTACCGGACCTAGCAAGACTACCGGACCTAGCAAGGCTACCGGACCTAGCACGACTACCGGACCTAGCACGACTACCGGACCTAGCAAGGCTACCGGACCTAGCAAGGCTACCGGACCTAGCAAGACTACCGGACCTAGCAAGACTACCGGACCTAGCAAGGCTACCGGACCTAGCACGACTACCGGACCTAGCACGACTACCGGACCTAGCAAGGCTACCGGACCTAGCAAGACTACCGTAGTCGAGGCCAGTACTACCGGAAGTCAGAGTAAGAGCGCAAGACGCAGGGTCAAGACTACCCCATCAGATAGACAAACTCCATTATCCAAAAACATTGCTGACGTAATGAAATACACGACCACCGTATCCGACAGAAAGGACACCATTCGTCACGTAAGACGTGCCAATTGCAAACAGAGTTCCAACTctcaaaaacaaatcaaacagaacCGAAGTAAAACGCCTCGTCAGAGGAAGGTAACTCGTAAGCTCGGAAAACAATCGAGGAGCAGAAAACCCAGAGGTTGA